Proteins from a single region of Hordeum vulgare subsp. vulgare chromosome 6H, MorexV3_pseudomolecules_assembly, whole genome shotgun sequence:
- the LOC123402443 gene encoding expansin-B7-like, producing the protein MAKDGQNDELRHAGIIDMQFKRVSCQYPGLLVTFHVEQGSNPNYLAFLVEYENGDGDVAQVDLMESRSENGEPTGVWRPMKESWGSIWRLDTHRPLQGPFSLQVTNESDKSLVVEQVIPAN; encoded by the exons ATGGCCAAGGACGGCCAAAATGACGAGCTCCGCCACGCCGGCATCATCGACATGCAGTTCAAGAG GGTGTCGTGCCAGTACCCGGGGTTGTTGGTGACGTTCCACGTGGAGCAGGGGTCGAACCCGAACTACCTAGCGTTCCTCGTGGAGTACGAGAACGGTGACGGCGATGTGGCTCAGGTGGACCTCATGGAGTCGCGATCGGAGAATGGTGAGCCGACGGGGGTCTGGAGGCCCATGAAGGAGTCGTGGGGCTCCATCTGGCGGCTCGACACGCATCGCCCACTGCAGGGGCCCTTTTCGCTGCAAGTCACAAACGAGTCCGACAAGTCGCTCGTCGTCGAGCAAGTCATCCCCGCCAACTAG
- the LOC123402441 gene encoding expansin-B7-like — protein sequence MAPASSYAVTVALFCLLSADGCCGCFWFLPAIFCPGHSPTPTPAPATPTPSPSTGGSGTNVDGDGWLDARATWYGAPGGAGPDDNGGACGFKNVNLPPFNAMTSCGNEPLFKDGKGCGSCYQIRCVAHAACSGVPETVIITDMNYYPVSRYHFDLSGTAFGAMAKDGQNDELRHAGIIDMQFKRVPCQYPGLSVTFHVEQGSNPNYLAILVEYGNGDGDVAQVDLMESRPENGEPTGVWRPMRESWGSIWRLDTHRPLQGPFSLRVTNESGRSLVAEQVIPADWQPDMVYSSLVQFD from the exons ATGGCACCGGCATCCTCCTACGCCGTTACGGTCGCACTCTTCTGCCTGCTCTCCGCCGATGGCTGCTGCGGCTGCTTTTGGTTTCTGCCTGCCATATTCTGCCCTGGACACTCCCCCACACCTACACCTGCCCCCGCTACCCCCACCCCCAGCCCCAGCACCGGGGGCAGCGGCACAAACGTCGACGGCGACGGCTGGCTCGACGCCAGGGCCACCTGGTACGgcgctcccggcggcgccgggccTGACGACAATGGTGGCGCATGCGGGTTCAAGAACGTGAACCTGCCGCCGTTCAACGCCATGACGTCGTGCGGCAATGAGCCGCTCTTCAAGGACGGCAAGGGATGCGGCTCGTGCTACCAG ATAAGGTGCGTGGCTCACGCAGCCTGCTCCGGCGTCCCTGAGACGGTGATCATCACCGACATGAACTACTACCCGGTGTCCCGCTACCACTTCGACCTCAGCGGCACCGCCTTCGGCGCCATGGCCAAGGACGGCCAAAACGACGAGCTCCGCCACGCCGGCATCATCGACATGCAGTTCAAGAG GGTGCCGTGCCAGTACCCGGGGTTGTCGGTGACGTTCCACGTGGAGCAGGGGTCGAACCCGAACTACCTGGCGATCCTGGTGGAGTACGGGAACGGTGACGGCGATGTGGCGCAGGTGGACCTCATGGAGTCGCGGCCGGAGAATGGTGAGCCGACGGGGGTCTGGAGGCCGATGAGGGAGTCGTGGGGCTCCATCTGGCGGCTGGACACGCACCGCCCGCTGCAGGGGCCCTTTTCGCTGCGAGTCACGAACGAGTCCGGCAGGTCGCTCGTCGCCGAGCAGGTCATCCCCGCAGACTGGCAGCCCGACATGGTGTACAGCTCCCTCGTTCAATTCGATTGA